ttttgccactcacagatatgtaatattggatcattttcctcaataaataaatgaccaagtataatatttttgtctcatttgtttaagtgggttctctttatctacttttaggacttgtgtgaaaatctgatgatgttttcggtcatatttatgcagaaatatagaaaattctaaagggttcacaaactttcaagcaccactgtacatggcatcatggacaccatgaaataccaggacattttaaatcagaatctggctgcctctgccaggaaactcaaACTGGGTCATCAATGGATCTTCTAGCAGGAAGGTGATCTGAAACATATGTCGATGTCCAAAATCCTGGAAATTATGAAGAACACAATGACGCCCTGATTATTCCTGACTTTATCAGTGCAGTGATATTTAACGAACAGCTGTACACTGTATtaaattatataattatattaaAGCCCTGTGATGTGTGTGTTAGAACATCATACAGGAGTGTAAACATGGTGGATAACCGCTATGCCACGGCGTTAGTGATCGGCTCCGTGCTGAGCCTGTTGGCCAGTGTGTACCTCTCAGTGGCGATCGGTACTAAGCACTGGTACCAGTACCGCAGTCCACCAGTCAGCAACGACGCCAACAATGGCTCAGACCTACGGAAACTGATGGAAGATTTCAAGAATGAGGATGGAGACGAAGGGAAATACAGTCAGGCTCTGTTCCGCCTCAACGGCTCTCTGGGGCTGTGGTGGCGCTGCATCTTCACACCTCAGCAAGGTGAGGACATGTCTGTGTGTTTGATATTAAAGCAGCCGTGTGTGAGATATTAAAGCAGCTGTCTGTAAAATTTATGGCCCCCAGATGTCTGTGTCAGGATATACTTTTACACCTCATGAGTTATCTATTGAAATAAAGATGCAAGGCTTCTGTCTGATGTGGCTCATTTCAGGGCCAGAAAATCGtaaacaggctttttttttttttaggcacaCTCGCACAGAAATGTGCACCACATTTCATGATCCAGTCACCAACATTTAGAAGTAACAATAAAACTGGACATACCATGTCTGTACCATTTAAAGAATGAAAACTAGAAAAGTCCTGAACtgaaaaaaactccaaactgcacAGATTTATTATATCTTTGTGAACGGCTGTTCGTCTAATTCAACAATTTTGTGATTTATTAAAGGTCTAGAAAAGTTTTTAAAGATCACAGATCATAATTTAACTGTTCAATTAAATTAAATTGGTGTGTGGGAATCAGTGAATGAGTTAAATCTTTGTGTTTTGGTGTGAAATGTTTTCCTTCCTGTCTCTGTGTGTAGACTCGACGATGGTGTCCGTGTGTCAGGCCTTCGCTTTACCTCAGCAGTTTGAAATCAAGTACAAACACCTGAATAGCAGCAGCGGAGAAGAGGACTTCCTGCGCACGTGTACGTCTTTATATTTATgtggtggtgcttgaaaatttgtgaaccctttagaattttctatatttctgcatatatttttttctctccatgctctcacggaaggcggtcgcatttctctgcctctcctctcccttatcttccctgctttgctcctcttgtctcgtctgtctattgcctatacttttgagagactctctccacactgctctccaaactaaaaaatcatggaattgattaaTTGGTCTCTTAACGAAATTGAGacaattttctcgacgagaagcctgggttcgggggaaccggcctgtcctgccggaacgttcgcagctggctacatgatggacgcgtgggagaagtggcaggtcgtgtgcctggcagttctttctgtggaggacattgaagacatcaacctatttggaaccattattacaggtcttttgctgattggattaggcattgccctggtttatcgaggaaatcagaaaacggtgacagctgtccaaagccccataaagctgcccgacatgattgaagcagtgggcagagctgtcggcactcagactgtggctattcagaacttgaaccgcaacatggataacatcatggagaagcttttggctttgtaaAGGATAATGGATcgcttcggagaccagaatggacaaacagagtagtcatgcaaaagaatgcgtctactcgccccaagaccaaacaatcccaatcttatctgctttcggctccctcagacagcactggcctcagtcaaggccattgctggaacaacaactccccctgaagatcactgcagtgagacgctcttgcattccttcccccacttcccacagtcgccgcttttacccccagtgtgacaagcgggtgcgcgaCCAGTGCCGTCCTGGCTGCAGGAACGGagggctgcttgcttgcactgggttacctctacctccacccctccacccttaccccccccccccccccccccgatcgcccctcccccctcaagtcccgagttttcatgttgtaaagtgtgcttgtgttattttgtgcttatgtgctgaggtgtttttttttttaatgttcccacaggagcatagtgtgggggttgttttttttctcctcccctctcctcatattactctgtattttttcttttcatccctgtcttcctgtcctgtctactccccctctgtcaattgtatgtatgtgtatatgtaaggacgggttgatggccaatttcgctggtacttgtgactagtgacaataaagggttcattcattcattcattcattcataaatgtgacctaaaacatcatcagattttcacacaagtcctaaaagtagataaggagaagccagttaaacaaatgagacaaaactattattcttggttatttatttattgaggaaaatgatccaatattacatatctgtgagtggcaaaagtatgtgagcctttgctttcagtatctggtgtgacccccttgtgcagcaataactgcaactaaatgtttccggtaactgttgatcagtcctgcacaccggcttggaggaattttagcccattcctccatacagaacagcttcaactctgggatgttggtgggtttcctcacatgaactgctcgcatcaggtccttccacaacatttcgatcggattaaggtcaggactttgacttggccattccaaaacattaactttattcttctttaaccattctttggtagaacgacttgtgtgcttagggtcgttgtcttgcggcatgacccaccttctcttgagattcagttcatggacagatgtcctgacattttcctttagaattcgctggtataattcagaattcattgttccatcaatgatggcaagccgtcctggcccagatgcagcaaaacaggcccaaaccatgatactaccaccaccatgtttcacagatggaataaggttcttatgctggaatgcagtgttttcccttctccaaacatacgcttctcatttaaaccaaaaagttctattttggtctcaaccatccacaaaacatttttccagtagccttctggcttgtccacataattagcaaactgcagacgagcagcagtgttctttttggagagcagtggctttctccttgcaaccctgccatgcacaccattgttgttcagtgttctcctgatggt
This Neoarius graeffei isolate fNeoGra1 chromosome 3, fNeoGra1.pri, whole genome shotgun sequence DNA region includes the following protein-coding sequences:
- the cldnd1b gene encoding claudin domain-containing protein 1b, yielding MVDNRYATALVIGSVLSLLASVYLSVAIGTKHWYQYRSPPVSNDANNGSDLRKLMEDFKNEDGDEGKYSQALFRLNGSLGLWWRCIFTPQQDSTMVSVCQAFALPQQFEIKYKHLNSSSGEEDFLRTSLWRCRFIFPLLSLGLVFLAALVGVCACLCRSLTPTLLVGFLHLLAGLCSLATVCCFLAGMDLLHQALEWPEGVDWSLGWSLYLALISSPLQMMAAALFLWAARSHHKNYTRMTAYRVA